The Anolis carolinensis isolate JA03-04 chromosome 2, rAnoCar3.1.pri, whole genome shotgun sequence genome has a window encoding:
- the cdc42ep4 gene encoding cdc42 effector protein 4, which yields MPILKQLVTNSANSKRRSRADLTTEMISAPLGDFRHTMHVGRAGDAFGDTSFLNSKAGEGEQEASEETTSSSKPGLLSRKFRSSKRSQSVTRGDRRDMLGSLRDSAIFVKNAVSLPQLTEKETDKSGGKKMPKSLSSSPVKKSPEEQTPEEKHMNGAAAGPSSGLHSPALAERAFGDITDLPLVVPKNNCGLKHAESIMSFHIDLGPSMLGDILSIMDKDPWEQEDSGYHGAEDHQREAGPAEGSPAHWLSQECRLAQGSLAQRDDSRAATYSPGSARSVTSRLTMDSSSISSCTSVGDEQRSASRGQNHSVPDDTRRDDPLKQPDKEFCFMDEEDDEIRV from the coding sequence ATGCCTATTTTGAAGCAGCTAGTAACTAATTCCGCTAATTCCAAGCGCCGCTCTAGGGCGGATCTGACAACTGAGATGATCAGTGCTCCCCTTGGAGACTTCCGTCACACCATGCATGTTGGCCGGGCTGGTGATGCCTTTGGAGATACCTCCTTTCTCAATAGCAAGGCTGGGGAGGGTGAGCAGGAAGCCTCGGAGGAGACAACTTCTTCCTCCAAACCCGGCCTGCTGTCACGAAAGTTTCGAAGCAGCAAACGGTCTCAATCTGTAACGCGTGGCGATCGACGGGACATGTTGGGATCTCTGAGGGATTCAGCCATCTTTGTAAAGAATGCAGTCTCATTACCTCAGCTCACTGAGAAGGAAACAGATAAGAGTGGTGGGAAAAAGATGCCCAAGAGCCTCTCCTCCAGCCCAGTCAAGAAATCTCCTGAAGAGCAGACACCTGAAGAGAAACACATGAATGGTGCTGCTGCAGGTCCCAGCTCTGGGCTGCACAGCCCTGCGTTGGCAGAGCGAGCCTTTGGCGACATAACTGACTTGCCTTTGGTGGTCCCCAAGAACAATTGTGGTTTAAAGCATGCCGAGTCCATCATGTCTTTCCATATTGATTTGGGGCCTTCCATGTTGGGGGATATCTTGAGCATCATGGACAAGGACCCTTGGGAGCAAGAGGATTCTGGTTATCATGGGGCAGAGGATCATCAAAGGGAAGCAGGCCCTGCAGAAGGGTCACCAGCCCACTGGCTTAGCCAAGAATGCAGGCTTGCTCAGGGTTCCTTGGCTCAGCGGGATGACAGCAGAGCGGCAACCTACAGTCCAGGCTCTGCCCGTAGTGTGACAAGCCGTCTGACTATGGACAGCAGTTCCATCTCCAGTTGTACATCAGTGGGAGATGAACAGCGTTCAGCCTCCAGAGGACAAAACCACAGTGTTCCAGATGATACCAGGCGTGATGACCCACTGAAACAGCCTGACAAGGAATTCTGCTTCATGGATGAGGAAGATGATGAGATAAGAGTATAA